One genomic region from Sulfuriflexus mobilis encodes:
- the zntB gene encoding zinc transporter ZntB, producing MSNNNTQGLISSYLLDGKGGGKSLSWDDIYKDTSASGVTWLHLDYTHPKSQDWLKNKSGLDPIIIEALQAEETRPRGVLMQDGLLVTLRSVNMNPGAEPEDMVSIRVWIDKNRIISTRHRRLLFMDDIRESIELGLGPKMPGEFLVHLADRLSERMAYVIDNVDETVDKLEEEVLTAESYQLRAKIANVRRETIELRRYLAPQREAMSRLYNERVEWLTDVDRMHLRETADRTMRYIEDLDSARDRATVTHEELLSRLSEQMDRRMYVLSIVAAVFLPLGFLTGLLGINVGGIPGAEDKNAFLEFIIILGVVVVFQITLFKWKKWM from the coding sequence ATGAGCAATAATAATACTCAAGGGCTTATATCCTCCTATCTCCTCGACGGCAAAGGTGGAGGGAAATCATTAAGCTGGGATGATATTTATAAGGATACTTCAGCATCCGGGGTCACCTGGCTGCACCTCGACTACACTCACCCGAAATCACAGGATTGGCTTAAAAACAAAAGCGGCCTCGACCCCATAATCATTGAGGCACTGCAGGCCGAGGAAACCAGGCCCCGCGGGGTTTTGATGCAAGATGGTTTATTGGTCACTCTGCGTAGTGTCAACATGAATCCTGGCGCCGAACCTGAAGACATGGTGTCTATCAGAGTCTGGATTGATAAAAATCGCATTATCAGTACGCGACATCGCCGTCTGCTGTTTATGGACGACATTCGAGAAAGTATAGAACTTGGTCTGGGGCCAAAAATGCCTGGTGAATTTCTAGTGCATTTGGCTGACCGCCTGAGTGAACGCATGGCTTATGTCATCGATAATGTCGATGAAACAGTAGACAAACTGGAAGAAGAAGTATTAACGGCAGAGAGTTACCAGCTGCGCGCAAAGATTGCTAATGTCCGCCGCGAGACAATTGAGTTGCGGCGTTATCTAGCCCCTCAACGTGAAGCCATGTCACGGCTGTATAATGAACGCGTTGAGTGGCTGACAGATGTAGATCGTATGCACCTACGTGAGACTGCCGACAGGACCATGCGTTACATTGAGGACCTTGATTCCGCCCGTGACCGGGCCACGGTTACCCATGAGGAATTACTCAGTCGTTTGTCTGAACAGATGGATCGCAGAATGTATGTGCTTTCAATTGTTGCCGCAGTATTTTTACCGCTCGGATTTCTGACCGGACTGTTGGGTATCAATGTTGGCGGTATCCCTGGTGCCGAAGACAAAAATGCCTTCCTGGAATTTATTATTATACTTGGCGTGGTAGTGGTATTTCAGATAACACTATTCAAATGGAAAAAATGGATGTAG
- a CDS encoding LapA family protein has product MNIKAYIGLVLLLLVVVFTVQNASVIDIQLLFWKISMSRSLMIFFVLAIGIIIGWITAGHFHKKRN; this is encoded by the coding sequence ATGAATATCAAGGCATACATCGGCTTGGTACTGCTGCTTCTGGTCGTGGTTTTTACCGTACAGAATGCCAGCGTGATAGATATCCAGTTACTCTTCTGGAAAATAAGTATGTCCAGATCGCTAATGATCTTTTTTGTACTGGCCATCGGCATCATCATCGGCTGGATCACTGCAGGGCATTTTCATAAAAAACGTAATTAG
- a CDS encoding ATP-dependent zinc protease, with translation MRKIYYFLLALITLLCLNQTIAAKEVLGWVENARIYPGGIELKAKLDTGAKTTSLGCECFNFIERNGKKWIRFTIKDGIGTALTLERKIERMGTIKRHFGESQKRPVIKLGICLSGTYRQTEVNLVDRKGMNYQLLIGRSFLEQHFIIDPAKTFTKKPLCSEAGLAK, from the coding sequence ATGCGTAAAATCTATTATTTTCTTTTGGCATTAATCACACTCCTTTGCCTCAACCAGACAATTGCGGCGAAGGAAGTGCTGGGGTGGGTAGAGAATGCCCGTATATATCCGGGCGGTATTGAATTAAAGGCCAAGCTTGATACGGGGGCCAAGACGACCTCGCTGGGTTGTGAATGCTTTAATTTTATAGAGCGTAATGGAAAAAAATGGATCCGCTTTACAATTAAAGATGGCATTGGCACGGCCCTTACGCTTGAGCGCAAAATCGAACGCATGGGAACGATTAAGCGCCATTTCGGCGAATCACAGAAAAGGCCTGTGATTAAACTGGGGATATGTCTGTCTGGCACTTACCGGCAAACTGAAGTCAATCTTGTCGATCGTAAAGGCATGAATTACCAGCTTTTAATTGGTCGTTCTTTCCTCGAGCAACACTTTATCATTGACCCGGCAAAGACCTTCACAAAAAAACCGCTGTGCAGCGAGGCGGGCTTAGCAAAATAG
- a CDS encoding DUF211 domain-containing protein → MVSVRRVVLDILKPHQPNALEFSRAIAEIGVDYRVRLTVLEVDEDTETIQVEVQGSAIDFEMIESTITSIGGSLHSIDEVEVQSEAD, encoded by the coding sequence ATGGTTTCCGTCAGAAGGGTCGTTCTGGATATTCTTAAACCGCATCAACCGAATGCCCTGGAGTTTTCCCGGGCCATTGCCGAGATAGGAGTCGATTATCGGGTACGTTTGACCGTTCTTGAGGTGGATGAGGATACTGAAACGATTCAGGTTGAGGTGCAAGGAAGTGCTATCGATTTTGAGATGATCGAGTCTACTATAACCAGTATCGGCGGGTCGCTTCACAGCATAGACGAAGTGGAGGTACAAAGTGAAGCTGATTAA
- a CDS encoding MBL fold metallo-hydrolase RNA specificity domain-containing protein codes for MAKLTFYGATEGVTGSAYLLETNQATILLECGLLQGSREEVKANEEPFPFNIGKLDAVVLSHAHLDHTGRLPKLVAEGYNGPVYMTNPTSELLEIMHKDAAFLLQRDAEWENKRLRRAGKKEIEPLYTIEDVEAALALCEGLAYGRRQRVAEGIEVCYRDAGHILGSAIVELFITEAGTEKKLVFSGDLGNSCAALLRDPEVVETADVLLLESTYGDRDHRPMDETLEEFEAIIAEASKNGGNILIPSFAVGRTQEVIFHLGQLYQQGKLRHQVVYLDSPMAIATTEVYHRYQNVFNSEDVAALHKGKSSSLHTFLPVLRYSRSTEESMALNMIAEGAIIIAGSGMCTGGRIRHHLKHNLWRRNAHVIIVGFQARGTPGRALVDGAKTFRIAGDEIAVNATIHTLGGFSAHASQSQLIAWVKNFSKSRPRLFLIHGEPEAKDALRGRLSEEGWSADIPHLGESITF; via the coding sequence ATGGCAAAGTTGACTTTTTATGGTGCAACAGAGGGTGTAACCGGCTCGGCTTACCTTCTTGAAACCAACCAGGCAACGATATTGCTCGAATGTGGTCTGTTGCAGGGGAGTCGCGAAGAGGTTAAGGCAAATGAAGAACCTTTTCCCTTCAATATCGGCAAGCTGGATGCGGTGGTGTTGTCGCACGCCCACCTGGATCATACCGGTCGCTTGCCCAAGCTGGTAGCGGAAGGCTACAACGGCCCGGTCTATATGACCAATCCGACCAGCGAGTTGCTGGAGATCATGCATAAAGATGCCGCGTTTCTGCTGCAACGCGATGCGGAATGGGAGAATAAACGTCTGCGACGGGCAGGTAAAAAAGAAATTGAGCCGTTGTATACCATTGAAGACGTCGAAGCTGCTCTGGCCCTCTGTGAGGGGCTTGCCTACGGCCGTCGTCAGCGGGTGGCCGAGGGCATTGAAGTCTGCTATCGCGATGCCGGTCATATCCTGGGCTCCGCTATTGTCGAATTATTTATTACCGAGGCTGGCACTGAGAAGAAACTGGTGTTTTCCGGAGACCTGGGCAATAGCTGCGCTGCGTTGTTGCGGGACCCTGAAGTCGTGGAAACGGCCGATGTATTGCTGCTAGAGTCAACCTATGGTGATCGTGACCATCGCCCCATGGACGAGACTTTGGAAGAATTCGAGGCCATTATCGCGGAGGCCTCGAAGAATGGCGGTAATATTCTGATCCCGTCGTTTGCCGTGGGGCGCACCCAGGAGGTCATCTTTCATCTTGGGCAGTTGTACCAGCAAGGCAAACTCAGGCATCAGGTCGTTTACCTCGACAGCCCGATGGCCATTGCCACCACTGAGGTCTATCACCGTTACCAGAATGTTTTCAATAGCGAGGACGTCGCCGCATTACATAAGGGGAAATCCAGCAGCCTGCATACCTTCTTGCCGGTGCTGCGTTATTCACGCTCCACGGAGGAGTCCATGGCCCTCAATATGATTGCCGAAGGTGCCATCATTATCGCCGGCAGCGGCATGTGCACCGGTGGTCGTATTCGCCACCACCTGAAGCATAACCTGTGGCGGCGCAATGCCCATGTTATTATCGTCGGCTTTCAGGCCAGGGGTACCCCTGGCCGCGCACTGGTTGATGGTGCCAAGACCTTCCGCATTGCTGGAGATGAAATTGCCGTTAATGCGACGATTCATACCCTGGGTGGATTCTCGGCCCATGCCAGTCAGTCACAGCTTATCGCTTGGGTGAAAAACTTCAGCAAGTCACGCCCCAGATTATTCCTTATACATGGTGAACCTGAAGCAAAGGATGCCTTACGTGGGCGCCTCTCTGAGGAGGGCTGGTCTGCAGACATTCCACATCTTGGCGAGAGCATTACATTTTGA
- a CDS encoding cation-translocating P-type ATPase, with protein MSPIKWYSIEADEALLHLASSVAGLSTEDAQKRLAEHGLNSIPEKRRRSLLGILVGQFTDFMIVVLLVAALISGFIGEPQDTIAILVIVLLNAIIGAVQEFRAERAVAALREMAAPEARVLRDGQTVTLAALELVPGDIVLLEAGNIVPADLRLLEVEEMLADESALTGESHPAEKQHERLGETDLPLGDRQNLAFKSSLITRGRGLGVVVATGLDTEIGRIAELLRGEAGVKTPLQIRLTRFGRYLALAVLAICAIVFTAGLLQGQPVLLMFLTAVSLAVAAIPEALPAVVTISLALGAHKLIRHNALVRNLPAVETLGSVTYICADKTGTLTQNHMTVELFYATGERHTSLPDPQASDPWAELGQAMAMNNDVAERDGKPAGEPTELALFEAAGKAGFDKATLEQVRPRLAAIPFDSKRKQMTTLHQSPDGVIAYIKGAPERLLAQCNMTVGKDGPTVFEPAAVLAEAQQLANEGYRVLAFAKREFTALPQPLDAETTEQDLTFLGLVALIDPPRPEVPQAVADCLTAGITPVMITGDHPGTAMAIAHRLGITDDKQAMLTGDELAKLTDEKFARVVESVRVYARVTPEQKLRIVKALQINGEFVAMTGDGVNDAPALKRAGIGIAMGQKGTDVAREASDMVLLDDDFASIVRAVRAGRRIFDNIRKFIKYTMSSNSGEIWALFLAPFLGLPIPLLPIHILWINLVTDGLPGLALTAEPAEPGIMRRRPRPPEENIFAHGMWQHIVWVGLFIGGISIAAMAWAISREVEYWQTVVFTVLTVSQLFHSLAVRSERASLFRIGLLSNLPMLAAVLLTLLLQMAVIYVPALNSIFHTQALPMFDLAVCLALSSLVLLAVEIEKWLVRRGILYNSN; from the coding sequence ATGTCACCAATTAAGTGGTACAGTATTGAGGCTGACGAAGCATTGCTGCACCTGGCGTCTTCTGTAGCCGGTCTGAGCACAGAAGATGCTCAAAAACGTCTGGCTGAACACGGTCTGAATTCCATTCCCGAAAAACGACGTCGTTCCTTGTTGGGCATACTTGTTGGGCAGTTTACCGATTTCATGATCGTCGTGTTGTTGGTGGCAGCATTGATTTCCGGTTTTATCGGTGAACCCCAGGATACGATTGCCATTCTGGTGATCGTGTTGCTCAATGCCATAATCGGTGCGGTGCAGGAATTCAGGGCCGAGCGCGCCGTAGCGGCCTTGCGGGAAATGGCTGCGCCAGAGGCACGAGTGTTGCGCGATGGTCAAACGGTTACCCTGGCGGCGCTGGAACTGGTGCCAGGGGATATAGTATTGCTGGAAGCGGGCAATATTGTACCTGCCGATTTGCGTCTGCTGGAAGTGGAAGAAATGCTGGCCGATGAATCAGCCCTGACCGGAGAATCTCATCCCGCCGAAAAGCAGCATGAGCGATTAGGCGAAACCGACCTGCCACTGGGCGACCGTCAGAATCTTGCCTTCAAGAGTAGCCTGATCACCCGTGGACGTGGCCTGGGTGTTGTGGTTGCTACCGGTCTGGACACAGAGATTGGCCGTATCGCCGAACTACTGCGTGGAGAGGCCGGTGTAAAGACACCGTTACAAATACGTTTGACCCGCTTCGGTCGTTACCTTGCCCTGGCTGTTCTGGCCATTTGTGCGATAGTGTTTACGGCCGGATTGTTACAAGGCCAGCCGGTATTGTTGATGTTTTTGACTGCCGTGAGTCTGGCCGTTGCCGCGATACCGGAGGCACTGCCGGCCGTGGTGACGATCTCGCTTGCCCTTGGTGCGCACAAGCTGATTCGGCACAATGCCCTGGTGCGTAATCTGCCAGCGGTGGAGACGCTCGGCTCAGTGACCTATATCTGTGCCGATAAGACCGGTACGCTAACACAGAACCACATGACCGTTGAGTTGTTCTATGCCACAGGTGAGCGGCATACGTCATTGCCTGACCCACAGGCAAGTGACCCTTGGGCAGAGCTGGGACAGGCCATGGCCATGAACAATGATGTGGCGGAGAGGGATGGTAAACCTGCCGGTGAGCCGACGGAACTGGCTCTGTTTGAGGCAGCAGGTAAGGCCGGTTTCGACAAGGCTACACTGGAACAGGTGAGACCGCGGCTGGCCGCCATCCCGTTTGATAGTAAACGCAAGCAGATGACCACGCTGCATCAGTCACCTGATGGTGTGATCGCCTATATCAAAGGTGCCCCGGAACGGCTACTGGCGCAATGTAACATGACTGTGGGTAAAGATGGGCCTACGGTATTTGAGCCAGCTGCCGTATTGGCCGAAGCACAGCAACTGGCCAACGAGGGTTACCGGGTACTGGCATTCGCCAAGCGTGAATTTACTGCGCTGCCGCAGCCATTGGACGCGGAGACGACCGAACAGGATTTGACGTTTCTGGGCCTGGTGGCCCTGATCGATCCACCGCGGCCTGAAGTACCGCAGGCGGTGGCGGATTGCCTGACGGCGGGGATCACCCCGGTCATGATCACCGGCGACCATCCGGGTACCGCCATGGCCATCGCCCATCGCCTCGGTATCACGGATGATAAGCAGGCCATGCTCACCGGTGACGAGCTGGCGAAACTGACGGATGAAAAATTTGCCCGTGTTGTTGAATCAGTCCGGGTGTATGCGCGCGTTACGCCCGAACAGAAACTCCGCATCGTCAAGGCCTTACAGATAAACGGCGAATTTGTTGCCATGACCGGTGATGGTGTGAACGATGCACCGGCCCTGAAACGCGCAGGTATCGGCATCGCGATGGGGCAGAAGGGCACTGATGTGGCGCGTGAGGCATCGGATATGGTGTTGCTGGATGATGACTTTGCCTCCATCGTTCGTGCGGTGCGGGCCGGCCGTCGGATCTTTGATAACATTCGCAAGTTTATCAAGTATACGATGAGTTCCAATTCAGGCGAGATATGGGCATTGTTCCTCGCACCGTTTCTCGGCTTGCCGATACCCTTGTTGCCCATTCATATCCTCTGGATCAACCTGGTTACTGACGGACTGCCGGGGTTGGCCTTGACTGCCGAGCCTGCCGAGCCGGGTATAATGCGTCGCCGGCCGCGGCCGCCGGAGGAAAATATCTTTGCTCATGGCATGTGGCAGCATATCGTCTGGGTGGGGCTGTTTATTGGTGGCATTTCCATTGCTGCCATGGCCTGGGCGATTTCCCGTGAGGTGGAGTACTGGCAGACGGTGGTATTTACGGTACTTACCGTGTCGCAGCTGTTTCACTCACTGGCTGTACGTAGCGAAAGAGCCTCACTGTTTCGCATAGGCTTGCTCAGTAACCTGCCGATGCTGGCTGCAGTATTGCTAACACTGCTGTTACAGATGGCGGTGATTTATGTGCCTGCGCTGAATAGCATATTTCATACCCAGGCCCTGCCGATGTTCGACCTTGCCGTTTGCCTGGCATTGTCCTCACTGGTTTTACTGGCGGTGGAAATTGAAAAGTGGCTGGTGCGTCGTGGTATTCTTTACAACAGTAACTAA
- a CDS encoding TIGR00730 family Rossman fold protein yields the protein MARSDIPKKVFPTAGEDEGAARLAPDTPQTRSHSYSLAYADTDFLLRDEVRPVRLQLELLKPELLQQDNGIHSTIVIFGSTRIPDAETAAERLQKAESLAMASPADPVLARKVEIAKRILAKTRYYDEAQELAHMITKDSQCGGACELVVITGGGPGIMEAANRGAHDAGGKSIGLNIVLPMEQCPNPYITPELSFQFHYFAIRKMHFLMRARALVAFPGGFGTLDELFETLTLIQTKKVKPVPVLLFGREYWQHIINFEALVDEGTIDQLDLDLFQYVETAKEAWDVIQAFQLHNEIA from the coding sequence ATGGCAAGATCCGACATCCCGAAAAAAGTCTTTCCTACGGCCGGTGAGGATGAAGGTGCCGCGAGGCTGGCGCCAGACACACCGCAGACGCGTTCGCATTCCTATAGCCTGGCCTATGCTGACACGGACTTTCTCCTCCGGGATGAAGTGCGTCCGGTGCGGCTACAGCTGGAACTGCTGAAACCGGAATTGTTGCAGCAGGATAATGGTATTCATTCCACTATTGTCATCTTTGGCAGCACCCGTATTCCCGATGCCGAGACGGCTGCCGAACGTCTGCAGAAGGCCGAGTCGCTGGCAATGGCCAGTCCGGCGGATCCCGTTTTGGCACGTAAGGTGGAAATTGCCAAGCGTATTCTCGCCAAGACACGCTATTATGATGAGGCGCAGGAACTGGCACACATGATCACAAAAGATTCGCAGTGTGGTGGGGCGTGTGAACTGGTGGTCATAACCGGTGGTGGCCCCGGCATTATGGAAGCCGCCAACCGTGGTGCCCACGACGCCGGTGGCAAGAGCATCGGCCTGAATATCGTCCTGCCCATGGAGCAATGTCCCAACCCCTACATTACCCCGGAACTGAGTTTCCAGTTTCATTATTTTGCCATCCGCAAGATGCATTTTTTGATGCGTGCCCGGGCGCTGGTAGCCTTCCCCGGCGGTTTTGGTACCCTTGATGAACTCTTCGAAACCCTGACATTAATCCAGACAAAAAAGGTCAAACCGGTACCGGTACTATTGTTCGGCAGGGAGTATTGGCAGCACATTATTAACTTCGAGGCACTGGTGGATGAGGGAACGATCGATCAGCTCGACCTGGATCTGTTCCAGTATGTCGAGACGGCAAAAGAAGCCTGGGATGTTATCCAGGCGTTTCAATTGCATAATGAAATAGCCTAG
- a CDS encoding 7TM domain-containing protein codes for MRKLIAQKKAAAGYTLWVIIVLTIIGIAAISARLMLSEQFKVPGGDTIWTVNIAIQIPPASRNARIQISPPWDTKHSRVIAQKLNHPGLRFVRGRSDDKQKRVIDLKVISEEISYLNAEFTTHLSVIPLLRVKQPSLPLSLEKRMEYLGSSDDIHVESPAVINTLKKISVSTEDKTKLAEDIFEYVNSRIIKDTRPGKNNLDKALKSGHASTLVRAKIMVALSRAAGIPARIVSGFILEETFDAMLYYWVELYQDEGWVAYDPEKGYKNTLPNNFLPFNKGNAAIVISEKPVSISYDIEQRFDPEGFNLSTEKRVRDIFDLERFQISTRNTLAVILLLPFGALITTLIRTFLGIRSYGTFTPTLIALAAVYADWVIAVVLLTIVIALGMTGRTIIPGKLLRVPRLSIVFTIVAMSMAMGVSLMDYFDYSQGAHVVLLPIVILTTLIDRFYSAADEDGIKLAIRRLIWTIIIAMACYSVLRLDDLGHSLLAFPEIHFFTLALVLLVSLYKGKKVSDVPYFYWLAEPKKKKKKGSDETVENNL; via the coding sequence ATGCGAAAATTGATTGCACAGAAAAAAGCAGCGGCTGGATATACCCTATGGGTCATTATTGTGCTTACTATCATTGGAATAGCAGCGATTTCGGCTCGTCTCATGCTATCCGAGCAATTCAAGGTTCCTGGTGGCGATACCATTTGGACGGTGAATATTGCTATCCAGATCCCGCCCGCATCCAGGAATGCGCGTATACAAATCTCTCCCCCCTGGGATACAAAACACAGTCGCGTCATTGCACAGAAGCTCAATCATCCTGGTCTGCGATTTGTACGCGGGCGATCGGATGACAAACAAAAAAGGGTTATTGATCTAAAGGTTATCTCAGAAGAAATCTCCTACCTGAACGCTGAATTTACTACGCATCTGAGCGTTATACCTTTATTAAGAGTGAAACAGCCATCGCTGCCTTTATCGCTCGAGAAACGAATGGAGTATCTTGGTTCAAGTGACGACATTCACGTAGAAAGTCCTGCTGTCATCAATACACTGAAAAAGATTAGCGTCAGCACCGAGGATAAAACAAAGTTAGCAGAGGATATATTTGAATATGTAAATTCCAGAATCATCAAGGATACCAGGCCTGGAAAGAATAACCTAGATAAAGCCCTGAAATCAGGACATGCCTCTACTTTGGTTCGTGCCAAAATAATGGTCGCATTAAGCCGTGCGGCTGGAATCCCCGCTCGTATCGTCAGCGGCTTCATCCTTGAAGAAACATTCGATGCCATGCTGTATTACTGGGTTGAACTGTATCAGGATGAGGGCTGGGTGGCCTATGATCCCGAGAAAGGATATAAAAACACGCTGCCAAATAACTTCTTACCTTTTAACAAAGGTAACGCTGCGATCGTTATTTCAGAAAAGCCTGTTTCAATTTCCTATGATATAGAACAGCGTTTTGACCCGGAGGGCTTTAATCTATCTACGGAAAAGAGGGTCCGGGATATATTTGATCTGGAGAGGTTTCAGATCAGCACCCGCAACACACTCGCTGTAATCCTTCTGCTTCCATTTGGTGCCTTGATTACCACATTGATAAGAACTTTTTTAGGCATCCGGAGCTATGGCACCTTCACCCCAACACTTATTGCCTTAGCAGCGGTCTATGCCGACTGGGTGATTGCAGTCGTATTGTTAACCATTGTAATTGCCTTGGGAATGACCGGCAGAACAATTATCCCCGGGAAATTATTGCGTGTACCGCGCCTATCCATAGTTTTTACGATTGTTGCCATGAGTATGGCTATGGGCGTGTCGCTCATGGATTATTTCGATTATAGTCAGGGGGCACATGTGGTCTTACTGCCGATCGTTATTTTAACGACATTGATTGACCGATTTTACAGTGCCGCAGATGAGGATGGTATAAAACTGGCCATCAGACGTCTTATCTGGACCATAATTATAGCCATGGCTTGTTATTCGGTATTAAGGCTTGATGACCTTGGACACTCACTTTTAGCGTTTCCGGAAATACACTTCTTTACCCTGGCGCTTGTCTTGCTGGTATCCCTATATAAAGGTAAAAAAGTCAGCGATGTCCCATACTTTTACTGGTTGGCTGAACCGAAAAAGAAGAAAAAGAAGGGCTCTGATGAGACAGTCGAGAATAATTTATGA
- the corA gene encoding magnesium/cobalt transporter CorA — protein sequence MTYFTKLYHPPGTSPGTLTERVLPTTGEVRINLIDYSDSNFIEKQLATAEDCLPFLKQPTISWIHIQGQATPKTLQEFADIFSLHSLALEDILNTGQRPKVETYDTQIFAITSLPVMLDGVTISEQVSIFTGKDYIISFYTGTSDPFEPVRKRLRNHSGKIRSRKADYLLYCLLDIIIDEGFPVLESFGEQVEVLEEELLEKPGRNTLRKLHAIKRELLLLRRMLWPQRELLNKLIRDENELLHEDTKVYLRDCYDHTVQIMDLLETYRDMTASMLDVYLSSISYRLNDVMRVLTIIATIFIPLTFIVGVYGMNFTVNTNSPWAMPELNWYYGYPALWGLMICIAAGMIIYFKRKGWF from the coding sequence ATGACCTATTTTACAAAGTTATACCACCCCCCCGGCACCTCGCCGGGCACCCTGACTGAGAGAGTTTTGCCAACGACTGGTGAAGTCAGGATCAACCTGATTGATTACTCTGATAGCAACTTTATAGAAAAACAACTGGCCACTGCAGAGGATTGCCTGCCGTTCCTGAAACAGCCCACGATTAGCTGGATCCATATCCAGGGCCAAGCCACCCCAAAAACCCTGCAGGAATTTGCGGACATATTTTCACTCCACTCGCTGGCACTGGAGGATATTCTCAACACCGGTCAGCGGCCAAAAGTCGAAACCTATGATACTCAGATATTTGCCATAACCAGCCTGCCGGTTATGCTAGATGGCGTCACCATCAGCGAACAGGTCAGTATCTTTACCGGTAAAGATTACATAATCAGTTTCTACACGGGTACCAGCGACCCCTTTGAGCCTGTACGCAAACGACTGCGTAATCACAGCGGAAAGATCCGATCACGTAAGGCCGACTATCTGTTGTATTGTCTATTGGATATCATCATCGACGAAGGCTTTCCTGTACTGGAGAGTTTCGGTGAACAAGTCGAAGTCCTAGAGGAAGAATTGCTGGAGAAACCTGGCAGAAACACCCTGAGAAAGCTGCATGCAATCAAGCGCGAACTATTATTACTGCGCCGTATGTTGTGGCCCCAGCGCGAACTACTCAACAAACTCATCCGTGATGAAAATGAGCTTTTGCATGAAGACACCAAAGTCTATCTGCGTGATTGCTATGACCATACCGTGCAAATAATGGACCTGCTTGAGACTTACCGTGACATGACGGCAAGTATGCTGGATGTTTACCTTTCCAGCATTAGTTACCGATTGAACGATGTCATGCGTGTATTAACAATCATTGCCACTATTTTTATCCCACTGACCTTCATCGTCGGTGTCTACGGCATGAATTTTACTGTTAACACCAATAGTCCCTGGGCAATGCCGGAACTAAACTGGTATTACGGGTACCCGGCGCTATGGGGTCTGATGATCTGCATTGCAGCTGGCATGATTATTTATTTCAAACGCAAAGGCTGGTTTTAA